One stretch of Lucilia cuprina isolate Lc7/37 chromosome 6, ASM2204524v1, whole genome shotgun sequence DNA includes these proteins:
- the LOC111677997 gene encoding chromatin-remodeling ATPase INO80, whose translation MISNCQKTTTTQQKQTKQRQLNSCLLKSINNKSSNLDSKTSHPTPIESTTSTMSTLAADLRTAAVAAATGQKKSGVKPPMEAVVVNSIIYSKPSFCRIAVDLGDVSGDKKPSTKLTNGSCPNNYLNSGAFCSSAMGLKDAALNINAATCLADLAASSSLNVGEDTKVYRMCTTINGSIHHQISDLCDNLLAMAGFFGVTNNEHDDIDDSFIEFAYRDDDCDGKNNEEEVDDDNGDEDDDDVDDDNEEDYVDGEDDDDDYYDEDLDDDDNDVVDFSYECPILPAPKLNCDKKKKVRFNTKPTVHVMHTWNYAYRAARKGEWEMYARDRERFKLRIQRAASTLNPILEREHRQKIYEKRFANLYDNDDYNDVNQSELAQTEADQKTVSHELKETSNNIESKKTHQKKKRRKKRFCKMGNKHYF comes from the exons ATGATTTCCAATTGCCAGAAGACGACgacaacacaacaaaaacaaacaaaacaaagacaGCTCAATTCCTGCCTCCTAAAAAgcataaataataaatcatcCAATTTAGATTCCAAAACATCCCATCCAACGCCTATAGAAAGTACAACGTCCACAATGTCAACATTGGCAGCGGACCTTAGAACCGCAGCCGTTGCTGCGGCAACTGGCCAAAAGAAATCAGGCGTTAAGCCTCCCATGGAGGCAGTGGTGGTGAATAGCATCATATATTCAAAGCCCTCATTTTGTAGAATAGCTGTAGATCTGGGTGATGTATCGGGGGATAAAAAACCTTCAACAAAATTGACAAATGGGTCTTGCCCAAATAATTATCTCAACAGCGGCGCATTTTGTTCCTCAGCCATGGGCTTGAAAGATGCAGCATTAAACATTAATGCCGCCACCTGCCTGGCGGATTTGGCCGCTTCTTCCTCCTTAAATGTTGGGGAAGATACAAAAGTGTATAGAATGTGCACGACCATCAACGGTTCCATACATCATCAAATATCCGACCTGTGCGATAATCTTCTAGCTATGGCCGGATTTTTCGGTGTCACAAATAATGAACACGATGACATTGATGATAGTTTTATAGAGTTTGCCTACAGAGATGATGACTGTGATGGCAAAAATAATGAAGAGGAAGTCGACGACGACAATGGTGATGAGGACGACGACGACGTTGATGATGACAATGAGGAGGACTACGTAGATGGTGAAGATGACGACGATGATTATTATGATGAAGATCTTGATGACGATGATAATGATGTAGTCGATTTCTCATATGAATGTCCGATTTTACCCGCACCAAAATTAAACTgtgataaaaagaaaaag GTACGTTTCAATACCAAACCCACAGTACATGTTATGCATACTTGGAATTATGCTTACCGCGCTGCACGTAAAGGTGAATGGGAAATGTATGCACGTGATCGTGAACGTTTTAAATTGAGAATACAAAGAGCAGCCTCAACACTTAATCCCATATTGGAAAGAGAACATCGtcagaaaatttatgaaaaacgaTTTGCCAACCTATACGACAATGATGATTATAATGACGTCAATCAATCAGAACTAGCTCAAACTGAAGCTGATCAAAAAACAGTTTCGCACGAGTTGAAGGAAACCTCTAATAATATTGAATCCAAAAAAACACACCAAAAAAAGAAACGCAGAAAGAAACGATTTTGCAAAAtgggaaacaaacattatttttaa
- the LOC111678008 gene encoding lysosome membrane protein 2 isoform X2, with amino-acid sequence MALGQQELKLKHSDKTESDVPLNSPETTNDDCSNNDVNEQQQQQQQEQHNNKENHMNNKKMTEHCNGENVAAAAAVAVVKYNRSESKKTQQSLFELVYEIIGEKEQRTKEMGTLILLGVVFLLFIISLTGFFVMWFTEYYNNTMLENLILANNSETAKSWMNPNPKYDTLLKVHIFNYTNIQDYLEYKADKIKVDDIGPLIYKEHTTKANVVFNDNYTVTFRDHRSYEFLPEKSSHGENIDVIVPNVPFLAASLTVDKIKSFITKTITFNAVKNTGEQPFKKLVAKDFLWGYTDKILSLKNLFSSGANSKFGLLMNRNGTSVDSLQINTGEDDIHKFSIITQFNGKPSLDFWTDDECNRVDGSDPSMFPPHMVETREPLNVFLQVLCRKIPLHFEKEVTIFNNIDALRYRTPLNVFANPEENPNNACYCHNTETCLPSGVINATRCYDDAPIYPSFPHFFSGDPIIYKDFEGIEPKQELHQTYADVHPRFGFPISGASRIQINLGLHKGQLVKVIRFDLFTSLPCTKQN; translated from the exons ATGGCTTTAGGTCAGCAAGAACTTAAACTCAAACACAGTGATAAAACAGAATCTGATGTACCATTAAATTCTCCTGAAACAACAAATGATGATTGCAGCAACAATGATGTCAacgaacaacagcagcagcagcaacaagaacaacataACAACAAGGAAAATCatatgaacaacaaaaaaatgacaGAACATTGTAATGGTGAAAACGTTGCGGCTGCAGCCGCAGTTGCAGTTGTTAAATACAATCGCAGTGAgagtaaaaaaacacaacaaagtCTTTTCGAATTAGTTTATGAAATAATTGGAGAAAAAGAACAGCGAACAAAAGAAATGGGAACATTGATAC TTCTGGGAGTTGTcttcttattatttattataagtttAACTGGATTTTTTGTCATGTGGTTTACAGAGTATTACAACAACACAATGTTAGAG AATCTTATTTTAGCTAATAATTCTGAAACAGCTAAATCCTGGATGAATCCCAATCCCAAATATGACACCTTACTTAAAGTACACATTTTcaattatacaaatatacaagATTATTTAGAGTACAAGGCTGATAAGATAAAAGTTGATGATATTGGTCCCTTGATCTATAAGGAACATACCACAAAAGCCAATGTGGTCTTCAATGATAATTATACAGTAACATTCCGA gaTCATAGAAGTTATGAATTTTTACCAGAAAAATCTTCTCATGGGGAAAATATTGATGTCATAGTGCCAAATGTACCATTTTTAGCTGCCTCACTAACTGTGGATAAGATCAAAAGTTTTATCACCAAAACCATTACTTTTAATGCAGTCAAAAATACTGGAGAACAACCATTTAAGAAACTCGTAGCCAAAGATTTTCTCTGGGGTTATACGGATAAGATATTatctttaaagaatttattttccaGTGGTGCTAATTCTAAATTTGGTTTATTAATGAAT CGCAATGGCACCAGTGTAGATTCTTTACAAATCAATACCGGTGAAGATGATATACACAAATTTAGCATTATAACACAATTTAATGGTAAACCAAGTTTGGATTTTTGGACTGATGATGAGTGCAATCGTGTTGACGGTTCAGATCCCTCTATGTTTCCACCTCATATGGTGGAGACCAGAGAACCACTTAATGTTTTTCTGCAGGTTTTATGCCGCAAAATACCACTGCACTTTGAAAAAGAAGttacaattttcaataatatcgATGCTTTACGTTATCGCACACCCCTTAATGTATTCGCAAATCCCGAAGAGAATCCGAATAATGCCTGTTATTGTCACAATACAGAAACCTGTTTGCCTAGTGGTGTTATAAATGCCACACGCTGTTATGATGATGCCCCCATTTATCCCTCCTTTCCACATTTCTTTTCGGGAGATCCAATTATTTATAAAGACTTTGAGGGCATAGAACCAAAACAGGAATTGCATCAGACATATGCTGATGTGCATCCAAGATTTGGATTTCCTATAAGTGGAGCATCGCGCATACAAATTAATCTCGGTTTGCATAAGGGACAACTTGTTAAAG TTATTAGGTTTGATTTGTTTACTTCACTGCCTTgtacaaaacaaaactaa
- the LOC111678008 gene encoding lysosome membrane protein 2 isoform X1, with the protein MALGQQELKLKHSDKTESDVPLNSPETTNDDCSNNDVNEQQQQQQQEQHNNKENHMNNKKMTEHCNGENVAAAAAVAVVKYNRSESKKTQQSLFELVYEIIGEKEQRTKEMGTLILLGVVFLLFIISLTGFFVMWFTEYYNNTMLENLILANNSETAKSWMNPNPKYDTLLKVHIFNYTNIQDYLEYKADKIKVDDIGPLIYKEHTTKANVVFNDNYTVTFRDHRSYEFLPEKSSHGENIDVIVPNVPFLAASLTVDKIKSFITKTITFNAVKNTGEQPFKKLVAKDFLWGYTDKILSLKNLFSSGANSKFGLLMNRNGTSVDSLQINTGEDDIHKFSIITQFNGKPSLDFWTDDECNRVDGSDPSMFPPHMVETREPLNVFLQVLCRKIPLHFEKEVTIFNNIDALRYRTPLNVFANPEENPNNACYCHNTETCLPSGVINATRCYDDAPIYPSFPHFFSGDPIIYKDFEGIEPKQELHQTYADVHPRFGFPISGASRIQINLGLHKGQLVKDKLRRLDHGMILPLIWIEITSGDFTDEVIDTLYASTFGLNLIQYTLKYGTLLMCLVTFALIVAGFYYLARKREEYLMQNEKFLNAELRALHLSSVSLSQMQQQS; encoded by the exons ATGGCTTTAGGTCAGCAAGAACTTAAACTCAAACACAGTGATAAAACAGAATCTGATGTACCATTAAATTCTCCTGAAACAACAAATGATGATTGCAGCAACAATGATGTCAacgaacaacagcagcagcagcaacaagaacaacataACAACAAGGAAAATCatatgaacaacaaaaaaatgacaGAACATTGTAATGGTGAAAACGTTGCGGCTGCAGCCGCAGTTGCAGTTGTTAAATACAATCGCAGTGAgagtaaaaaaacacaacaaagtCTTTTCGAATTAGTTTATGAAATAATTGGAGAAAAAGAACAGCGAACAAAAGAAATGGGAACATTGATAC TTCTGGGAGTTGTcttcttattatttattataagtttAACTGGATTTTTTGTCATGTGGTTTACAGAGTATTACAACAACACAATGTTAGAG AATCTTATTTTAGCTAATAATTCTGAAACAGCTAAATCCTGGATGAATCCCAATCCCAAATATGACACCTTACTTAAAGTACACATTTTcaattatacaaatatacaagATTATTTAGAGTACAAGGCTGATAAGATAAAAGTTGATGATATTGGTCCCTTGATCTATAAGGAACATACCACAAAAGCCAATGTGGTCTTCAATGATAATTATACAGTAACATTCCGA gaTCATAGAAGTTATGAATTTTTACCAGAAAAATCTTCTCATGGGGAAAATATTGATGTCATAGTGCCAAATGTACCATTTTTAGCTGCCTCACTAACTGTGGATAAGATCAAAAGTTTTATCACCAAAACCATTACTTTTAATGCAGTCAAAAATACTGGAGAACAACCATTTAAGAAACTCGTAGCCAAAGATTTTCTCTGGGGTTATACGGATAAGATATTatctttaaagaatttattttccaGTGGTGCTAATTCTAAATTTGGTTTATTAATGAAT CGCAATGGCACCAGTGTAGATTCTTTACAAATCAATACCGGTGAAGATGATATACACAAATTTAGCATTATAACACAATTTAATGGTAAACCAAGTTTGGATTTTTGGACTGATGATGAGTGCAATCGTGTTGACGGTTCAGATCCCTCTATGTTTCCACCTCATATGGTGGAGACCAGAGAACCACTTAATGTTTTTCTGCAGGTTTTATGCCGCAAAATACCACTGCACTTTGAAAAAGAAGttacaattttcaataatatcgATGCTTTACGTTATCGCACACCCCTTAATGTATTCGCAAATCCCGAAGAGAATCCGAATAATGCCTGTTATTGTCACAATACAGAAACCTGTTTGCCTAGTGGTGTTATAAATGCCACACGCTGTTATGATGATGCCCCCATTTATCCCTCCTTTCCACATTTCTTTTCGGGAGATCCAATTATTTATAAAGACTTTGAGGGCATAGAACCAAAACAGGAATTGCATCAGACATATGCTGATGTGCATCCAAGATTTGGATTTCCTATAAGTGGAGCATCGCGCATACAAATTAATCTCGGTTTGCATAAGGGACAACTTGTTAAAG ataaaTTGAGGCGTCTTGATCATGGCATGATTTTACCCTTGATATGGATTGAAATTACTTCGGGTGATTTTACGGATGAAGTGATCGACACCTTGTATGCCAGTACTTTTGGTCTTAATCTCATACAGTATACCCTCAAGTATGGTACACTATTGATGTGTTTGGTG